The proteins below come from a single Sander lucioperca isolate FBNREF2018 chromosome 20, SLUC_FBN_1.2, whole genome shotgun sequence genomic window:
- the LOC116060184 gene encoding zinc finger protein 69-like isoform X1 — MQLQLVCQIEDEEEDYTKHNMDACFEERLCEEVRRYPHLYDRSVKDYNDRQMTLNSWRQIAQTLGKNETTCRQKWQSLRDRYVKAKKKLKDGSGKTGRSPYIISMLDWLSGYIKQHRPTKATRSRTLNCSMADTACSKPAQVRSCPWNAENPHLPLSSVRLLVPPLRLMSACMWQVAQERNVDQYDKLAEFIMLVTEMVPELLNYKQKTQLILGLRARLILELLKTMDEVDCKAIQDHLNTFQQTTTNLMHEEDPDGEVETSKSAFVELVQTLLEDQSKKENFFKEVFPVQYGACFDTALQIQVWEFFQQLEEFLPVPRFSQVCSMFDISSLDEEFEQFLSDPEDLKRILQHQQERQKLTKSEFTFMSDTILSTLASKQTSAASEDQDQIMDQGEGKQGTGKSQGRNREKSEQTTVKQENSWRAEDICEDDEETDNSSIEPNCGLPEYGLSPLTSSPRSEEAAEPGDGETAVEATFQPSEESRIQSLTGGRADVSLPFSEDSVRANENICLECGKTFASHSTLKQHLLVHTSARPFKCTQCDKTYKNRKDLNFHFRIHSNPKAYPCSLCEKKYDYKSKLKAHLRRHSGERPFGCSYCDKRFWRNAELKSHVRIHTGERPYACTFCEKRFNQPYMLTVHIRIHKKEKPYLCSTCGKSFCSSGALRVHTRVHTRERPYQCDICGKGFATTMLLTEHQRYHTGERPYSCSKCDKSFHLNEGLKRHMRTHTGYKPYQCLTCHKTFSQKYNMRVHLKVHKII, encoded by the exons ATGCAGCTCCAGTTGGTTTGCCAAATagaagacgaagaagaagactacaccaaacacaacatggATGCTTGTTTTGAAGAGAGATTGTGCGAAGAGGTCCGCCGTTACCCACATTTATATGATAGGTCTGTTAAGGACTACAACGACAGACAAATGACGTTAAACTCCTGGCGACAAATCGCTCAAACGCTTGGGAAAAATGAAACAACCTGCCGTCAAAAGTGGCAAAGTCTGCGAGACCGATATGTAAAGGCCAAGAAAAAGCTGAAAGACGGGAGCGGCAAAACCGGCCGGAGTCCCTACATTATCTCCATGTTAGATTGGCTCTCTGGCTACATCAAGCAGCATCGTCCCACGAAGGCGACGCGGTCACGGACCCTTAACTGTAGTATGGCTGACACCGCGTGCTCGAAACCCGCACAAGTACGCAGCTGTCCGTGGAACGCGGAAA ATCCTCATCTCCCTCTGTCATCCGTGCGCCTCCTGGTTCCTCCACTGAGGTTGATGTCAGCCTGTATGTGGCAGGTGGCCCAGGAGCGGAATGTAGACCAGTATGACAAACTGGCCGAATTCATCATGTTGGTGACAGAGATGGTCCCAGAGCTTCTGAACTACAAACAGAAGACTCAGCTGATCCTGGGACTGAGAGCTCGG ctCATCCTTGAATTATTAAAGACGATGGATGAGGTTGACTGTAAAGCTATCCAGGATCATCTTAACACTTTCCAACAGACGACAACAAACCTCATGCATGAAGAG GACCCAGATGGAGAGGTGGAGACTTCAAAGTCAGCATTTGTGGAGCTGGTTCAAACATTGCTTGAAGACCAATCTAAAAAAGAGAATTTTTTCAAG GAGGTCTTCCCAGTACAGTATGGAGCTTGTTTTGATACAGCGCTGCAGATTCAGGTGTGGGAGTTCTTCCAGCAACTGGAAGAGTTCCTCCCAGTTCCACGTTTTTCACAG GTGTGCTCCATGTTTGACATTTCTTCCCTTGACGAGGAGTTTGAGCAGTTTCTCTCTGACCCTGAGGATCTGAAGAGGATTTTGCAGCACCAACAGGAGCGGCAAAAGTTGACTAAAA GTGAATTCACCTTCATGTCAGACACCATCCTCTCCACGCTCGCCTCTAAACAGACTTCAGCGGCATCTGAAGATCAGGATCAAATAATGGATCAGGGAGAGGGCAAACAAGGCACTGGGAAATCACAGGGAAGAAATCGAGAGAAGTCAGAACAGACAACAGTGAAGCAAGAAAACAGCTGGAGAGCAGAAGATATTTGTGAGGATGATGAAGAGACTGACAACAGTTCCATTGAACCAAACTGTGGGCTGCCTGAGTACGGGCTGTCACCGCTCACTTCCTCTCCACGTTCAGAAGAAGCTGCAGAGCCAGGTGATGGAG AAACAGCTGTTGAAGCCACCTTTCAGCCATCAGAAGAGAGCAGGATCCAGTCCTTGACAGGAGGCAGAGCCGATGTCTCTCTTCCATTCAGCGAGGACTCCGTAAGAGCCAATGAAAACATCTGCCTGGAGTGTGGAAAAACCTTTGCGTCTCATTCCACCTTGAAACAACATCTCCTTGTTCACACTTCTGCACGGCCATTCAAGTGCACTCAGTGCGACAAGACCTATAAAAACCGTAAAGACCTGAACTTTCATTTTCGTATTCACTCTAACCCTAAAGCCTATCCCTGTAGCCTTTGTGAGAAGAAATATGATTATAAGTCTAAGCTTAAAGCTCATCTGCGTCGTCACAGCGGAGAGAGGCCATTTGGCTGCTCGTACTGCGACAAGAGGTTCTGGAGAAATGCAGAGTTGAAGTCCCATGTGCGCATTCACACCGGTGAGCGGCCGTATGCCTGTACTTTTTGTGAAAAGAGATTCAACCAGCCATATATGCTCACAGTGCACATCAGGATTCATAAGAAAGAGAAGCCATACCTGTGCAGCACATGTGGTAAGTCCTTTTGTAGCTCTGGGGCCTTGCGGGTGcacacacgcgtgcacacaAGGGAGCGGCCTTATCAATGTGACATCTGTGGAAAAGGTTTTGCCACAACTATGCTATTGACAGAACATCAGCGATACCACACAGGAGAGAGGCCGTATTCTTGCTCAAAATGTGACAAATCGTTCCACCTTAATGAAGGACTGAAAAGACACATGAGGACACACACGGGATATAAACCTTACCAGTGTTTAACATGTCACAAGACTttttctcaaaaatacaacatgaGGGTACACCTCAAAGTCCACAAGATCATCTAG
- the LOC116060184 gene encoding zinc finger protein 70-like isoform X6, whose amino-acid sequence MSACMWQVAQERNVDQYDKLAEFIMLVTEMVPELLNYKQKTQLILGLRARLILELLKTMDEVDCKAIQDHLNTFQQTTTNLMHEEDPDGEVETSKSAFVELVQTLLEDQSKKENFFKEVFPVQYGACFDTALQIQVWEFFQQLEEFLPVPRFSQVCSMFDISSLDEEFEQFLSDPEDLKRILQHQQERQKLTKSEFTFMSDTILSTLASKQTSAASEDQDQIMDQGEGKQGTGKSQGRNREKSEQTTVKQENSWRAEDICEDDEETDNSSIEPNCGLPEYGLSPLTSSPRSEEAAEPGDGETAVEATFQPSEESRIQSLTGGRADVSLPFSEDSVRANENICLECGKTFASHSTLKQHLLVHTSARPFKCTQCDKTYKNRKDLNFHFRIHSNPKAYPCSLCEKKYDYKSKLKAHLRRHSGERPFGCSYCDKRFWRNAELKSHVRIHTGERPYACTFCEKRFNQPYMLTVHIRIHKKEKPYLCSTCGKSFCSSGALRVHTRVHTRERPYQCDICGKGFATTMLLTEHQRYHTGERPYSCSKCDKSFHLNEGLKRHMRTHTGYKPYQCLTCHKTFSQKYNMRVHLKVHKII is encoded by the exons ATGTCAGCCTGTATGTGGCAGGTGGCCCAGGAGCGGAATGTAGACCAGTATGACAAACTGGCCGAATTCATCATGTTGGTGACAGAGATGGTCCCAGAGCTTCTGAACTACAAACAGAAGACTCAGCTGATCCTGGGACTGAGAGCTCGG ctCATCCTTGAATTATTAAAGACGATGGATGAGGTTGACTGTAAAGCTATCCAGGATCATCTTAACACTTTCCAACAGACGACAACAAACCTCATGCATGAAGAG GACCCAGATGGAGAGGTGGAGACTTCAAAGTCAGCATTTGTGGAGCTGGTTCAAACATTGCTTGAAGACCAATCTAAAAAAGAGAATTTTTTCAAG GAGGTCTTCCCAGTACAGTATGGAGCTTGTTTTGATACAGCGCTGCAGATTCAGGTGTGGGAGTTCTTCCAGCAACTGGAAGAGTTCCTCCCAGTTCCACGTTTTTCACAG GTGTGCTCCATGTTTGACATTTCTTCCCTTGACGAGGAGTTTGAGCAGTTTCTCTCTGACCCTGAGGATCTGAAGAGGATTTTGCAGCACCAACAGGAGCGGCAAAAGTTGACTAAAA GTGAATTCACCTTCATGTCAGACACCATCCTCTCCACGCTCGCCTCTAAACAGACTTCAGCGGCATCTGAAGATCAGGATCAAATAATGGATCAGGGAGAGGGCAAACAAGGCACTGGGAAATCACAGGGAAGAAATCGAGAGAAGTCAGAACAGACAACAGTGAAGCAAGAAAACAGCTGGAGAGCAGAAGATATTTGTGAGGATGATGAAGAGACTGACAACAGTTCCATTGAACCAAACTGTGGGCTGCCTGAGTACGGGCTGTCACCGCTCACTTCCTCTCCACGTTCAGAAGAAGCTGCAGAGCCAGGTGATGGAG AAACAGCTGTTGAAGCCACCTTTCAGCCATCAGAAGAGAGCAGGATCCAGTCCTTGACAGGAGGCAGAGCCGATGTCTCTCTTCCATTCAGCGAGGACTCCGTAAGAGCCAATGAAAACATCTGCCTGGAGTGTGGAAAAACCTTTGCGTCTCATTCCACCTTGAAACAACATCTCCTTGTTCACACTTCTGCACGGCCATTCAAGTGCACTCAGTGCGACAAGACCTATAAAAACCGTAAAGACCTGAACTTTCATTTTCGTATTCACTCTAACCCTAAAGCCTATCCCTGTAGCCTTTGTGAGAAGAAATATGATTATAAGTCTAAGCTTAAAGCTCATCTGCGTCGTCACAGCGGAGAGAGGCCATTTGGCTGCTCGTACTGCGACAAGAGGTTCTGGAGAAATGCAGAGTTGAAGTCCCATGTGCGCATTCACACCGGTGAGCGGCCGTATGCCTGTACTTTTTGTGAAAAGAGATTCAACCAGCCATATATGCTCACAGTGCACATCAGGATTCATAAGAAAGAGAAGCCATACCTGTGCAGCACATGTGGTAAGTCCTTTTGTAGCTCTGGGGCCTTGCGGGTGcacacacgcgtgcacacaAGGGAGCGGCCTTATCAATGTGACATCTGTGGAAAAGGTTTTGCCACAACTATGCTATTGACAGAACATCAGCGATACCACACAGGAGAGAGGCCGTATTCTTGCTCAAAATGTGACAAATCGTTCCACCTTAATGAAGGACTGAAAAGACACATGAGGACACACACGGGATATAAACCTTACCAGTGTTTAACATGTCACAAGACTttttctcaaaaatacaacatgaGGGTACACCTCAAAGTCCACAAGATCATCTAG